A genomic region of Halomonas aestuarii contains the following coding sequences:
- a CDS encoding phospholipase D family protein, whose translation MTRRPCLRALAVWLVLALLAGCAGTPVPREHGLALREAEIRGTWLGQWARQAAAAHEGRSGFALLARGEEAFVLRANLAEQATRRLDVQTYLLGEGQTVQVLLHRLIGAAERGVEVRLLLDDLTATGQGDRLAALDRHPNIQVRVFNPWPLGRNHLVTRVLFALPAMRRQHRRMHNKTWIVDNAVAITGGRNLGDEYFNAGEPRNFADIDLLAVGEVVDDLSLSFDLYWNHFLSQPLARYHIAEPEAWRGLFVELSRHLAEQRDSDSPYFVALRARYGAAAADTLFRELHWAEGQALWDPPGKAAGRQRSPLEETLFGVLLDQLPELESRLVIVSAYFVPAEQGTALLARLAESGIRVEVITNSLEATDNAWVHGAYATRRRALLENGVRLHELRSRQPNGENAGIGITGSSLSSLHSKAVSFDEDLVFIGSFNADPRSVIWNTEVGVLVESEPLVTEFLAFVEAGMTPSLSYLPGLDGAGRLYWLTELDGRLARLAREPGSVRARFLAWLSGVLGLEPWL comes from the coding sequence TGGCTGGTGCTGGCCCTGCTGGCGGGCTGTGCCGGCACGCCCGTGCCCCGTGAGCACGGGCTGGCGCTGCGGGAGGCCGAGATCCGCGGCACCTGGCTGGGCCAGTGGGCCCGGCAGGCCGCCGCCGCCCATGAGGGGCGGAGCGGCTTCGCCCTGCTGGCCAGGGGGGAGGAGGCCTTTGTCCTGCGGGCCAACCTGGCCGAGCAGGCCACCAGGCGCCTGGACGTCCAGACCTACCTGCTGGGGGAGGGCCAGACGGTGCAGGTCCTGCTGCATCGCCTGATCGGGGCGGCCGAGCGCGGGGTCGAGGTGCGGCTGCTGCTCGATGACCTCACCGCGACGGGGCAGGGCGATCGACTGGCGGCGCTGGACCGCCATCCGAACATCCAGGTGCGGGTCTTCAACCCCTGGCCCCTGGGCCGCAATCACCTGGTCACCCGGGTGCTCTTCGCGCTGCCTGCCATGCGGCGCCAGCACCGGCGCATGCACAACAAGACCTGGATCGTCGACAACGCCGTGGCCATCACCGGCGGGCGCAACCTCGGGGACGAGTACTTCAACGCCGGCGAACCCCGCAACTTCGCCGATATCGACCTCCTGGCCGTGGGGGAGGTGGTCGATGACCTCTCGCTGAGCTTCGACCTCTACTGGAACCACTTCCTGAGCCAGCCTCTCGCCCGCTACCACATCGCCGAGCCGGAGGCCTGGCGTGGCCTGTTCGTCGAGCTGTCACGCCACCTGGCCGAGCAGCGCGACAGCGACTCCCCCTACTTCGTGGCCCTGCGCGCACGCTACGGGGCGGCCGCCGCGGACACGCTGTTCCGCGAGCTTCACTGGGCCGAGGGGCAGGCCCTCTGGGACCCGCCGGGGAAGGCCGCCGGCCGGCAGCGATCGCCGCTGGAAGAGACCCTCTTCGGAGTCCTGCTCGATCAGCTGCCCGAGCTGGAGTCGCGGTTGGTGATCGTCTCGGCCTACTTCGTACCCGCCGAGCAGGGCACGGCCCTGCTGGCGAGGCTGGCCGAGTCGGGCATCCGCGTTGAGGTGATCACCAACTCCCTGGAGGCCACCGACAATGCCTGGGTGCACGGCGCCTATGCCACGCGTCGCCGGGCCCTGCTCGAGAACGGCGTGCGACTGCACGAGCTGCGAAGCCGCCAGCCGAACGGCGAGAACGCGGGGATTGGCATTACCGGCAGCTCGCTCTCCTCGCTGCACAGCAAGGCCGTGAGCTTCGATGAGGACCTGGTGTTCATCGGCTCCTTCAACGCCGACCCGCGATCGGTCATCTGGAACACCGAGGTCGGGGTGCTGGTCGAGAGCGAGCCGCTGGTGACCGAGTTCCTGGCGTTCGTCGAGGCGGGCATGACGCCCTCCCTGAGCTACCTGCCCGGTCTCGACGGCGCGGGGCGGCTCTACTGGCTGACGGAGCTCGACGGGCGCCTGGCCAGGCTGGCGCGAGAGCCGGGGTCGGTGAGG